A window of Corallococcus macrosporus DSM 14697 contains these coding sequences:
- a CDS encoding response regulator: MSKKILIVESDTALSASLRSALEGRGFTVDETTDGKGSVEQIRRDRPDLVVLAVDLSAGQNGYLICGKLKKDDDLKNVPIVIIGNPDGFAQHRKLKAHADEYVAKPVDADLLVDRVGALIGFPELPAAALEDVVDESLTLDALGDEPMTADFGEEISVETAEEPPVTGEELDLDAAFGDLSAPEETPAFEEEVVVAPPEAVVEGVEEDFSTLDSLGTDAEDALDGLDDSEKTVVGFLAPAPTPAAPPPEPPRAVAPPPAPRAVAPPRPAPPPVSVAPAADAVELRGLRAKVAELQAELDDSRGTASHAEERVRDLEVQLEAQATELEAARASSGKNDKDTFALRDAANKKDKEILRLKTELNQKDQEIIELKDQNLELEQKASTAESELTQRDAQLKTLSARADSLAADRKRVDQQLSAAKDEARSASAQLTALQAELDQHQAQAHAYAAELEDLRARAGQLEADVQAARSEAEDLRVQLGQAQVELSEQSSRANAEAEELRGRIAELEAATARSEERVTRLYARIKSEEKLREKTKKALVIAQQLLEEPASAVADDASEAAA; this comes from the coding sequence ATGTCGAAGAAAATCCTGATCGTCGAAAGCGACACCGCGCTCTCCGCCTCCCTGCGCTCGGCCCTGGAGGGCCGGGGCTTCACGGTCGACGAGACGACCGACGGCAAGGGCAGCGTGGAGCAGATCCGCAGGGACCGGCCGGACCTGGTGGTGCTCGCGGTGGACCTGTCCGCCGGACAGAATGGCTACCTCATCTGCGGCAAGCTGAAGAAGGACGATGACCTCAAGAACGTCCCCATCGTCATCATCGGCAACCCGGACGGCTTCGCGCAGCACCGCAAGCTGAAGGCCCACGCCGACGAGTACGTCGCCAAGCCGGTGGACGCGGACCTGCTGGTGGACCGCGTGGGCGCGCTGATCGGCTTCCCCGAGCTGCCCGCCGCCGCCCTCGAGGACGTCGTCGATGAGAGCCTCACGCTGGACGCGCTCGGCGACGAGCCGATGACGGCGGACTTCGGCGAGGAGATCTCCGTCGAGACGGCGGAGGAGCCGCCCGTGACGGGCGAGGAGCTGGACCTGGACGCCGCCTTCGGCGACCTGTCCGCCCCCGAGGAGACGCCCGCCTTCGAGGAGGAGGTCGTCGTCGCGCCGCCCGAGGCGGTGGTGGAGGGCGTGGAGGAGGACTTCTCCACGCTGGACTCGCTGGGCACCGACGCCGAGGACGCGCTCGACGGGCTGGACGACTCCGAGAAGACGGTGGTCGGCTTCCTCGCCCCCGCGCCTACCCCGGCCGCGCCTCCGCCGGAGCCGCCCCGGGCCGTGGCCCCGCCCCCCGCGCCCCGGGCCGTGGCTCCGCCCCGCCCTGCCCCGCCGCCCGTCTCGGTGGCGCCGGCCGCGGACGCCGTGGAGCTGCGCGGCCTGCGCGCGAAGGTGGCCGAGCTCCAGGCCGAGCTCGACGACTCGCGAGGCACGGCCTCCCACGCCGAGGAGCGCGTGCGCGACCTGGAGGTCCAGTTGGAGGCCCAGGCCACCGAGCTGGAAGCGGCGCGTGCCTCCTCCGGGAAGAACGACAAGGACACCTTCGCCCTTCGTGACGCGGCCAACAAGAAGGACAAGGAGATCCTCCGCCTCAAGACGGAGCTGAACCAGAAGGACCAGGAGATCATCGAGCTCAAGGACCAGAACCTGGAGCTGGAGCAGAAGGCCAGCACCGCAGAGTCCGAGCTCACCCAGCGCGACGCCCAGCTCAAGACGCTGAGCGCCCGGGCGGATTCGCTCGCCGCGGACCGCAAGCGCGTGGACCAGCAGCTCTCCGCCGCCAAGGACGAGGCCCGGAGCGCCTCGGCGCAGCTCACCGCGCTCCAGGCGGAGCTGGATCAGCACCAGGCCCAGGCGCACGCCTACGCCGCGGAGCTGGAGGACCTCCGCGCACGCGCGGGGCAGCTCGAGGCGGACGTCCAGGCCGCGCGGAGCGAGGCCGAGGACCTGCGCGTCCAGTTGGGCCAGGCCCAGGTCGAGCTGTCCGAGCAGAGCAGCCGCGCCAACGCGGAGGCCGAGGAGCTGCGCGGCCGCATCGCCGAGCTGGAGGCCGCCACGGCCCGCAGCGAGGAGCGCGTGACGCGCCTCTACGCGCGCATCAAGAGCGAGGAGAAGCTGCGCGAGAAGACGAAGAAGGCGCTCGTCATCGCCCAGCAGCTCCTGGAGGAGCCCGCCTCCGCCGTGGCGGACGACGCCAGCGAGGCCGCGGCCTGA